agcacagcagagaagtgcctacgtgaggcggttcgaccgataactgtagaagcgtcattcaaaacaagtaattgttctccacttccggcagcgttttctctacttcctttttaaataaaaagatgttgaaccataaatattctcataaacaacggttaactttttttattattcgcttttgcttgcagtttggttgttgccttggctctctcccttagtagatcgcttaatttctggactccttgcgatttttgtttccagttgccagttttgcacgaaaagtgctctacaattagggaaaaacagacgaggtaatgggcgacagtcatcttgcttattgGTTTAAGGGtcattgcagggtttcatgatggacgctctttcacattattttatttcccaccttatctaacccgtatcacgtgtatatggttccgggcatgtgccagcgtcgcggcgagccgtgactcaaggaaataatgaagcaaagggaaacattaaacgcaattggcgttttctccggccgcaactctttccatgagagtacagaccagctgagtaacagccgcatccccctcctggtcccaggatcagcctaaacaaagaaggttgaactaacaaaagcaacagctatgcgcgtgacggttgaatagatggtgacaactgaacgcatctcgaggtaatcgcgcgggtgcggaatctatgagaaaactgtccttcgcattacaagagatgccgataactaccgccatttaaaaggagtgaaaaaggcagcataatgctgaccgatgaacagctgccaagtctcaacattgatctggcggcgctttcggaatgtgtgaggagtggtggcggtggaggggaggggggggggggtatgccacttgatttcggggggggcccgggcccccccgggcccccccctgggtacgtgcctgccataCGCCCTGCACTGTATTCCtataaatgcccacactgcgaTCAATGTACAACACTTTACCACATGGTAAGGGTTTCTGCAAGCATACCAGAGCTCGCACCCGTAACACACCCCACCACACGCCAATGGGAGGCAGCACTATCCAGCTCTGACCCACCGGACCTGGTCCATCGAGCAACAAGGGCAGCTAAGGTCACTGGATTCCTGGACTGAAGGGACCACCCACTTTAGAGCGGAGGAGCTACCTACGCTTGTGTGCTCTTTtgtataaagtttattctctctctctatctgttaGTCACATTACCCACTTTCTGCTACACATACCTGCTTTACAGAAGAGCCTCATTTGATGACAAATCTGGCTTCATTGTGCCTAGCTGAGCTTGCCTATCTCTAGAGCAATCTCGAAGCACACAAGAGGCCTTTATTTATTTGCATGGTTGTACAATTAATTCCAGTCTTTGCATATCTGGCATGAACTATAAGCATACTCTAAGGTGTGTGAACATTAGGCTCAAATTTCTGTTTCAGCGCAGATAATCTCTACAGTTGTGAAATCTTTTGCAGCCTACAATATGTGTGGAAAGCAGTGCGTGGCAGTATAGCCCTTGTCATTTTGGGGATGCTACGTCTGTTGATGGTGACAGTCTTCAACTACCAAAACCCTGCCCATGAGTATGGTGTCCACTGGAACTTCTTTTTCACACTAGCATGCACCAGGGTAAGATATCCTGTCAGTCACGATTGTTCATGCGTAGTAGCATCAGAAAGCAGACACATGCACATGCAGGCTGGAATGAAACAGAAATGGAAGAAACAGGGTAAAACACTTTTGGTGGCGCTGTATCACACATCACCAAATGTGAAAAGAGAAACATAGAACCAGCTTGTACTTTTGTGTTTGTAACTACATATGAGCCTGCTTTGGCTGCTGTCATTTTATGGATTGACTTCTGGGTTTTTCTTTATTTGGTGTATGAGTACTTATATTGCAGTATATCAGTTTCTACTTAGCTGACACTGAGAAATCTGACAGTGCATGTGCTGCAACAGTAAAGATGCCATTATATCAATGAACTAAGCAGCAGCTCCAACATAATTTAACTAATAAGGCAAAacaaaaaattcagtgcccttccactctgtgaaggatgaccagcgaagctgtgaatgttcTGCAAGTTGGccaggtattgcactatctccgggattggcccatgaTGGAGAGTGCTTAAAGTCTGCTTCGCTTCTGCCGCAGGTCGGCCCAGAATTTCACCATCTTTGGTATCGACGCgcgtatggggattgcttaacggctgcttcacctccgccgtgggtcggcccagcattgcactatcttcaggattggcccacgtattaaaattgttggtctatgtcCAGAAAAATGAGATCTgtcagaacctagccataaacagcttcgctgtgttTGTCTATTCTTCGTTCATCTTTTTTAGTGCGCGCTGTGTGTAGTAGTTATAAAGATGTACCGACTCACCTAGCTAGCTACCGTACTCACTAAAAAAGCAGAGTTTTACAAACAACAACAAAGTTAATGTACATATACTTTTGTCACTTACAGCCAATTTTCTGGTAAACTTTGTCTATAATGGCATTAATAGCTTGTGTTCATATTGCAGAGCCTATAAATAAGATGCATGCATCAAATTGCGCATATTCATGTCACAGAGTCGTAAGGCCAACGCCACTTTTGGGATATCTGTCCTTAAAATGTGCTCCAATATACGTTTTGGGGATGGATATGTCGAAAGTGGTGCTAGCGTTAGGATTTCGGCTAAGCAGACAACTTCAGTGCTGCTctgcttcaatttcgcaatttcAGCATGTCAAAGTGAGTAAAGGAGTGGCATGGCATGGGGCAGAGGCACAGCTTTGAGTAAGGAGGCATCATGAGAGACTATGATGCAAGTGACACAATAAAAACATAGAACAAAGGTGCAACTGTGATATAAGGCAGAGAACAAACATGTGACATGTTGTGTATGTATATGTAATTGCTATGTACCACCACTTCTTGTTATGACAGCTGAGGCGCCAGCATGACCCTCGCTCGTTCGAGCCACTGACGCTCAAGTGGCTGTATCTGGTAAACTTGACCGAGCCAGAGCCGCAGATACTCCAGTGGCTCAAACAACTGGGGCACCTGCAGCCAGCAAGCAATACACTTCGTGTATAGCTAAATAAAGCGTTTTCTAAAAGACATAATAATAATGCAAAAATTGTACTGCATACCTAAAGCATACACACACAGTCGCCCTCTGTGCAAGCCGAGGTCCCTGGATGAAGGGTCAGAACTGTCGCATTGTTTGACAGAGGCCGAGGAGTATGAGGTCTGTCGAGTACTAGTTGGCCGTAGCCGTGCTCATGACTATAGGCAGAGAGACAGCACCTGAAGCGAAGCAGAATGAATCGTCACTGACTTGGGCTTGCAGATATTTCTGGGGGCTGCCTCTGGATTTGTACACTGATCGATGCTGTGTTTACTTAGAGAACCTCACCATTGTTGCACCACTAATGCGATGTGCTGTGTTATCGTTTAGGTCTGGGTCTTAGCATTGTGAACAGTCACTGTTGGTCACTTCTTAGTGAGCCAATGGTACAATTTACAGCATAAACATGTAAGCTATGTAACCTGCAGATTTTAACATCAGTGGTGTATGCGACCGTGCCGATTCACTTGGACTGGGTGGTTGCTGTCATCATGGCTGGCATGTATGAAGCCTGCCTCCTGTTCACTCCACTGGCATTATTCCTGGACAATGATGACCGGTCAGGTTTCCTGGCAGCAAACAAGGAAGGCCTTGCCTCCATTGTTGGCTATGTGGCACTGCACTTGGCTGCTGCAGCAACAGCAAGAACACTTGGCTATAAGCCACGGTATGTGCCCGTGGAAATTGATGTCTTAAAATGGAACAGGCAACACAACGGAAAGAAGGCAACGAGATGGCACTGTTGTTTCACAGTGCTGAGGGAGTATTACAATGTGGTCGTAAATACTACAAGTTAGAGTCGAATGGCTGGAAAGCCCCTTCCTGGTATACAGAAGACACAAAGTGCACACTGTAAGCATTAATGCAGACCTTAGTACAAAGGAAATGACATCAAAAGACCATTTGGCCTTCTTGGTTTTGCTTTTGCAATGGTGCGATACCTTAGTAGAATTTGCTGTTGTGCTAGTTGGTAACTGGTCACATTGAAGTAATTTGGCACAGCTTTGCActcacccacacacacatacactgtgTGTGGGAGGTTGTCCTTGAGTGTATGCGGAAGTGCATAATTGTGCCTAATTACTTCAATAAGATGCCTACTTATCATTTCCAGTTTATTTCTTTAGTAAGGAGGAGACATGCGTGCTTacacaagtatacagaaggaggccccagagcatgtggctgaaaggggacctccagTCAGAAAATATACACATTAGAGGAAATACAtagcataaaacagcaatacagtagtcgCTAGGTGGAAGATTATACAATGTAAATGTAGTAAACTGCAAGGTAATATAATGTCAATAGGTAGTCGTATAATTAAAGCAGTAGTTAAAGGCATTCGCAACAGAACAAACCAAAAATACTTATAAAGTCTACAAaccaaagaaaaaggaaaaacggaaaggaaatgagcaggagttaagtgaatagcttagatatgtggattattttggctCTCTAATAGAAAAGTGAATAACGTTTTCTTGGAGACACCTAATTTACATTAATAATGGTGAAATGATTGTGCTTTCCTGCATCAACAGCTTGCTTGCCAAATATATGCAAGCAATGGGAAGTTTGATGGATATGTACCCAATAACTAGAGCTTCTGATTATCTGTCATGTAATAAAGAAATCACGTGGACATTGTCATTTTTTTTAGAGAGCTTTAACTTGAATTAACCTTTTTTTAGAATTTGCTTTGTTTGCCAATGCATTACAGCATGCTTCTCACGAACACCTGAAAGAAAGTAGTGCTTATCAAGAAAAAAGATGTTTAAAAGTTCACTGTCAAAAGTGTATAATTGTGTATTACTTTTGTGTGGTGGGCTTCTGATTACCTCACTTATTTTGTGCTTTCATTAGAAGGAACTGTGCAGTACAAGGCACCCACACAAATCAATGGAAACAAACAGGATGAGCACTGCTTTCAAGTATATGTATTTATTCAAATACCTAATGATTGCATGCAGACATAATGGAGAGCAGGAAGGTACATACAAGGCATgaatgcacatattgcaaaatggGTGAAATATTTCCTGGTGTCGAGTAAAGCAACCCTAAAACAAATGTCACTTTTCACTTTGTATGgtatgttgcgctgctaaacccgAAGGCATGGGAgcaaatcccggccgtggtggttgcatttcgacgggggcaaaatgcaGTAACGCCTGTGCACCATGCATTAAGGGTGTGCGTTGAAAGAAAtacagatggtcaaaattattccgcagttcCCATTACAGTGTGCCCCACAAATATATTGTACTATGAGCGCTTAAAacaccaaaatttaattttatgtGGTACACCTCTACTGACCTGTGCATTTATAATTGTGCAGAGAAGTGCAGTGGTGGGAAATGTAAAATTATATGACATTGTGGCCCTCGCTGGATGCCCGTTTTGGGTCAAGACTCGCAACTAGCAAATTGTTACTCGGCATAATAACGTCATGCTCAAACGATCACTAGAAAAATATTGCTTATGCATGGGATTCTTTTTATTGTAGTATTGATGGTCATGCTAAGTACacagcattctttctttttttctctctttcctttgaAGGAACAGTGCTCGTGACTGGATCATGACGGCAGTGCAGGCTGCTGGAGTGACTGCTGTTGCTTTTGCAGCAACTTACATCACGCACACTACAGTGGATCCTGTTTCAAGGAGGCTTGCAAACCTGTCGTACTGCCTCTGGATGGTGTGTGTGCACAGTGAAACTCCTTGGCAGTAGCACACCAGCAGGAAATGATACCTCGTGGATCTCCCTGTAATGTGCGAGAATAATTAGGGGAAATGGAGGGGTCTAAGTACTTAAAAATCACATAATTCACATAGATGTCAAGCAAAGCATAGAGAAAGCAAACATGCTATAAGAATTTTTACTGTCCAATAATTGTagatgattgaggaccttaacagatagagtgtaagagtgtggttgaagattaatgtgcagaaagcAAAGATAATAATCAATAGCCTGGCTAGGGAACAAGAgctcaggattgccagtcagcctctagagtctgaagGAAATGTTTACCGAGTTCATTTACTCGCagaggaccctgatcatgagaagaaagtttactgaagaataaaaatgggttggaacgCGTAAGGCAGACATTATCAGATGCCAacgggaagcttaccattatcattaaaaaaggCGCACAGTCAATgtattctaccagtgctaactaATGGGtgagaaacttggagactgacaaagaagctagagaacaagttaaggaccgcgcaaagagcattggaacaaagaatgttaggcgtaacattaagagattGGGAAGAGAGGTGTGTGGAtcagagcaaatggggatagccgatattctaattgacattaagagaaagaaatggagctgggcaggtcatgtaatgcataggctagataaccggtggaccattagagttccagaatgagtgccaagagaagagaagcacagtcgaggacagCAGTAGACtcggtggggtgatgaaatgaagaCATTCGCATGTACTAGtaggaatcggttggtgcaggataGGGGCAGTTGGAGATCacggggagaggccttcatcctgcaatggacataaaaaagactgatgatgatgatgaattatagATGAACTTTAGTGATTGCATGTGTTCACATTCTTAATAACACGAAAGGAAATAATACTAGTCTAGGAAAGACAATTTGATGCCGGTAAAATGCAGTTGCAATAGAAAAATGTGTCCCTATTCTCATGAAAGTTAGAACTATTGCAAATTATCACTTTGCAAGAAGTAACTGGTGTAATTAAGCAGTCTCACGAGACAAGTTTAAGTATGACATGTCAATGTGAAATATAAATCTGAAAGGTAAAAAGGTCAAAGGCAATCTGAAAGGTAAAAAAATAACATTACAAACAATAAATGTGCATGCAAATATGCTATCTTGTGTATAAGAGCATCATGCTGAATGCTTTAAGCTGTCACTGTTTTTCAATGCCAATAAATAAATAGCACTCAATGTAGTAATGAACGAAAATAGGAAAGAATAAAACTATTACATTTCCTTCATGTCCAGCTTTACTGGTAAGACAAGCATGCGCTGCTGCCTTGTCACGAGGCAGAGGACCTGAAATTATTTGTGCCATTTGTAAGCAGTGTTTATGCTGCCGATGTGCATGTATGCTGGTGTGAACTTTAattataccttttttttttcttccacagtACTCGCTTGGAACATTTGCTGTTGCCCTGAGCATCATGGTCACATTCCTTCGTGTAGCTCTTCTGCCTTGCGATGCATACATAGACTACAATCTTTTTGCCGTGACCAACACCGACAACATTCACACTGATGTTGACATACTATGGAAAAGCATCAACTATAATGGAATGGCTGTATTTCTCCTTGCAAATATTCTGACTGGACTGGTGAATGTTTTCTTTCATCCAAGGACTGCCACTGATGGCATGTGTGTGGTTGCACTCGTCAGTTATATTTATGTAGTGTGCATGTTTGCTGTAATCTTGCATCACAACAAGATCAAGTTAAAGCTGCCATTCACATGACTTTAGCTTTTTTATGTCAGGCTTGTACAAATAAAGTAGCCAAGTGAGTCTTGGAAATGGCTTAGTCCTCTCCTTTCGTTTATACTGCGCTGCATTAACTGAAGAGGTCACAATGTTTGTCAGTTTTGTATTACTCCCTTCCTCAAAACTGCAATTTGGAAAGGGAAAATATAGGTATACATTGTTGTGAGGCGGAGACAAGCACGAATGTTGTGTATGCAAGGCGAATGCTGAAGGCACCAGCTAGCACTAGAACATAGCGGCTGAAGCGCCCCAGCAACAACACTTCCTCATCATTGTCTTTTGTCCATGCGTCCTGATCTGCATCACAACACTACACCGCCGGTGTTGGAGCACCGACCCGGCGCAAGTGATTATGGCCCGGCAAATGCACGCATGTAGAGCTTTAAACAGGAGACATAAACAACATCAGTTCTTGGCTGTACGAATGACGGGCCTGGCTCTTCGGGAGCAATCTCGTACGTCACATCCGAAAGCTGTCACAGGATTCGGTAGGGACCTGTATTGCAACAGAAGTTTTTCCAATAGGCCCACACGACAAGATGGTAACCACAGGAGCACAAGGAAGCCAGGTAAATATTGCACGTCCTTATGGTGCTTACCATAAGACTTCTGGGAAGCCTGGGAATCAGTGTGGGGAGCGTGGGAAATCTGATGGGCATGTGCTGCCATAGAAATCTCATCGCGGGCATAAGCGGTGTGTGACTTGTGGAGGTACGGTATCCAGAGGTGAAACGGGACCATGGCCAAACAGTAGATAAAATTATGAGTAACCTGCAGTGTCATGGTGGAACGAACTGTatgcgaaggtgacatacggcagaGCGACGTCCCAGTCCTGGTGGTCTAGTGATACATACGTAGTTAGCATGCCGGTAGGCATTCTATACAATCGCTCTGCGAGACCTGTTAGATTGTGGGTGGCAAGCAGTGGCTATCTGATGCTCAGTACAGCATAGGCGGAGGATATCATCAATGAACTTTGACAAGAAGTAATATCCGTGATGTGTAAGGAGCTGACGTGGAGCACCGTGGTGCACGATGACATTGTGTAACAGGAAATCCGCAACGTCAGTGGCACAACTTGTAGGCACAGCTCCTGTAATGGCGAAGCACATGGCATAATCGTTTGCAACCCCAACCCATTTGTTGCCTTTAGTTGAGAAAGGGAAAAGGCAAAGCAGGTCGAGTCCCACGCGAAAGAAAGGCTCAGTGGGCATATTGAAGGGTTGTAAAAGCCTAGCTGGTGTCGTGGGAGTGGGCTTCCGGCATTGGCACAGGTCGCAAGCAGTCGCATGCTGGCGCACAGAGCAGTAGAGGTCGGCCAGAAGAAACGGCGCCGGACTCAGTCAAAGGTGCGAGTAACACCCAGATGCTCAGTGGTGGGTGTGTCGTGGCGTTGTTGAAGCATGGTGCATTGAAGGTGCCCTGGTATGGCCAGCACCATCAGGGCAAAAGTTCCGTTTGTACAGGACTCCGTTGGAAATACAGAAAAGGCGCAGAGAAGGATGAGGAGTTGGCAAGCTTAACCGATCTATGATGGTCCGCAGAAACGGATCACGATGCTGTTCATCGCTAATGTTGAGGAAGCCTGGGATGGACATAATGCTGGTATCGGATTCGAGGTCTGTAGCTTCCAGGTGGGTCAACAGAGTGACTGTACAAGCAGTCGGCGACCTGATGTAAACAGCCAGATTTGTACACTACAGAGAAAGTGCACTCTTGCAAGTGCAATGCCCAATGCAAATGGGAAATGTACCATGAGGAAAAGTGTATCGTTCAAAtagtggtgcaagcaaagataaaaggtgaaagtgaacgttggttgtcagaaatacgtgagaaaaagaaggccgcacctagaatatctTGGAATCACatcaaattattaggcaggaagtcgacaacaatacaacaacatatcctagacaaagatggaaacagactggaaggagaagcggcaataaattacattcgAAAAATAACAGCCAAATCTTCCAAGGCAATGGGCAaggttgtacttgaagaaaaaaa
This genomic window from Dermacentor albipictus isolate Rhodes 1998 colony chromosome 9, USDA_Dalb.pri_finalv2, whole genome shotgun sequence contains:
- the LOC135906097 gene encoding phosphatidylinositol-glycan biosynthesis class W protein-like isoform X3, with translation MFSASLAIFVQCVPFILSFTLLTDYWACLVFTVIALGLGIRFAQRLFDQWTPTKKQGKKLTKNRSIVKVAPHDYPGLTSGRAQVILMTIFGILAVDFSTVPRYFAKTEKTGFSPMDLGVGAFVIIVAVSSREAKNRLPTERLQYVWKAVRGSIALVILGMLRLLMVTVFNYQNPAHEYGVHWNFFFTLACTRILTSVVYATVPIHLDWVVAVIMAGMYEACLLFTPLALFLDNDDRSGFLAANKEGLASIVGYVALHLAAAATARTLGYKPRNSARDWIMTAVQAAGVTAVAFAATYITHTTVDPVSRRLANLSYCLWMYSLGTFAVALSIMVTFLRVALLPCDAYIDYNLFAVTNTDNIHTDVDILWKSINYNGMAVFLLANILTGLVNVFFHPRTATDGMCVVALVSYIYVVCMFAVILHHNKIKLKLPFT
- the LOC135906097 gene encoding phosphatidylinositol-glycan biosynthesis class W protein-like isoform X1; this translates as MDKSEKAVHEAFVTSKDGCNPLELLLIGGLLMYSTVLHSTLVQLPAIETLRKNIWFSASLAIFVQCVPFILSFTLLTDYWACLVFTVIALGLGIRFAQRLFDQWTPTKKQGKKLTKNRSIVKVAPHDYPGLTSGRAQVILMTIFGILAVDFSTVPRYFAKTEKTGFSPMDLGVGAFVIIVAVSSREAKNRLPTERLQYVWKAVRGSIALVILGMLRLLMVTVFNYQNPAHEYGVHWNFFFTLACTRILTSVVYATVPIHLDWVVAVIMAGMYEACLLFTPLALFLDNDDRSGFLAANKEGLASIVGYVALHLAAAATARTLGYKPRNSARDWIMTAVQAAGVTAVAFAATYITHTTVDPVSRRLANLSYCLWMYSLGTFAVALSIMVTFLRVALLPCDAYIDYNLFAVTNTDNIHTDVDILWKSINYNGMAVFLLANILTGLVNVFFHPRTATDGMCVVALVSYIYVVCMFAVILHHNKIKLKLPFT
- the LOC135906097 gene encoding phosphatidylinositol-glycan biosynthesis class W protein-like isoform X2, whose amino-acid sequence is MDKSEKAVHEAFVTSKDGCNPLELLLIGGLLMYSTVLHSTLVQLPAIETLRKNIWFSASLAIFVQCVPFILSFTLLTDYWACLVFTVIALGLGIRFAQRLFDQWTPTKKQGKKLTKNSIVKVAPHDYPGLTSGRAQVILMTIFGILAVDFSTVPRYFAKTEKTGFSPMDLGVGAFVIIVAVSSREAKNRLPTERLQYVWKAVRGSIALVILGMLRLLMVTVFNYQNPAHEYGVHWNFFFTLACTRILTSVVYATVPIHLDWVVAVIMAGMYEACLLFTPLALFLDNDDRSGFLAANKEGLASIVGYVALHLAAAATARTLGYKPRNSARDWIMTAVQAAGVTAVAFAATYITHTTVDPVSRRLANLSYCLWMYSLGTFAVALSIMVTFLRVALLPCDAYIDYNLFAVTNTDNIHTDVDILWKSINYNGMAVFLLANILTGLVNVFFHPRTATDGMCVVALVSYIYVVCMFAVILHHNKIKLKLPFT